The following are encoded in a window of Chryseobacterium sp. genomic DNA:
- a CDS encoding T9SS type A sorting domain-containing protein, producing MKKQLYLLLTLLSTISVTAQTYSWQWAKYGGGNTGSTSSGFNYTQDESIRDIAVDNQNNYYYLATMNPTSPTLHGTAVNNYDRQDLFLFSTDCQGNVRWTRNIGGTTAVQQSWNIEVDNNGGLYIMGTFQNRAYASNPTYVPLHFDSANHIPVIQISQTDTTTPDPGLKTAYLLKYSTANGNLEWQKPLQGNVTSALRSSDCGIFYMDSSKNIHAIVGFAAGTHLNGTITVPASFTSSYQYYLIKFNYNNGNMTPDPNPLLLPITGFIVQGYSEGKVSLLYDGTAGVNQYYLAGKRMQYGNFTYSDFSYGGTPFTEDGYLLAFNGTTGAEVWRKEFVSTANPNNIPDDNCVFDIIKDADSNIYIAGFYNVFASNIAVSFGNYTFPYITENYNPYVMKLNPAGQVQWATIPTGLSANSGGGYRFEKGRLALNNNEIAFVKGSRGDTWGSFPMVRPVNHNADPLLVRLNKDTGTVLGTHDILSSAGSKDEFTAVAVDNDGNYILGGFMHGILFEDPNDGIPSMNGLTGSGKSQFFLSKLAKSACSVMSITETELDSHISFYPNPTQDEVQVSTKITPKSWEIYGMTGQIVSKGAFTRGSNRINMSHLATGTYMVKVETEKGTLTGKVIKK from the coding sequence ATGAAAAAACAACTTTACTTACTGCTCACATTATTGTCCACTATATCGGTCACTGCCCAGACCTACAGTTGGCAGTGGGCAAAATACGGTGGTGGAAACACGGGCTCAACCAGTTCGGGGTTTAATTACACACAAGACGAAAGCATACGGGATATCGCGGTGGACAATCAGAACAATTATTACTACCTGGCTACCATGAACCCAACAAGTCCTACCTTACACGGAACTGCCGTAAATAATTATGACCGACAGGATCTGTTTCTGTTCTCTACCGATTGCCAGGGAAATGTACGCTGGACACGAAATATTGGTGGTACAACCGCTGTGCAGCAAAGCTGGAATATCGAGGTGGATAATAATGGCGGGCTTTATATAATGGGAACATTTCAAAACAGAGCCTATGCAAGTAATCCTACTTATGTACCGCTGCATTTTGATTCTGCCAATCACATACCTGTAATACAGATATCACAAACCGATACCACGACTCCGGACCCGGGTCTGAAGACCGCATACCTGTTAAAATACAGTACGGCAAACGGTAATCTGGAGTGGCAAAAACCGTTACAGGGTAATGTTACCTCCGCCTTACGCTCCTCAGACTGTGGAATATTTTATATGGATTCGTCCAAAAACATCCACGCTATTGTCGGATTTGCCGCTGGTACACATCTTAACGGGACTATAACCGTCCCTGCCAGCTTTACGAGCAGTTATCAGTATTACCTGATAAAGTTCAATTATAACAACGGCAATATGACCCCTGACCCAAATCCCTTACTGTTACCAATTACGGGTTTTATAGTTCAGGGGTATAGCGAAGGTAAAGTAAGTCTATTATATGACGGAACTGCAGGAGTAAACCAGTACTATCTGGCCGGCAAAAGAATGCAGTATGGAAATTTCACTTATTCCGATTTCTCCTACGGAGGCACTCCTTTTACAGAAGATGGCTATCTGCTGGCCTTTAACGGCACCACCGGAGCTGAAGTGTGGCGCAAGGAATTTGTATCTACTGCAAATCCTAACAATATACCGGATGACAATTGCGTGTTCGATATAATTAAGGATGCGGATTCCAATATTTATATCGCGGGATTCTATAATGTTTTTGCCAGTAATATTGCAGTGTCATTCGGAAATTATACTTTTCCCTACATAACAGAAAACTATAATCCTTATGTAATGAAACTTAATCCGGCAGGCCAGGTACAGTGGGCCACCATACCTACGGGACTTTCCGCAAACTCCGGTGGTGGCTACCGTTTTGAAAAAGGTCGCCTGGCCCTGAATAACAATGAAATTGCCTTTGTAAAAGGCAGTAGAGGTGATACCTGGGGTTCCTTCCCTATGGTACGTCCTGTAAATCATAATGCCGATCCCCTGCTGGTAAGATTAAACAAAGATACAGGCACAGTACTGGGCACCCATGACATATTGAGTTCTGCAGGTTCCAAAGATGAGTTTACCGCAGTGGCGGTGGATAATGACGGTAATTATATTTTAGGAGGGTTTATGCACGGTATTCTTTTCGAGGATCCCAATGACGGGATTCCCAGCATGAACGGCCTTACAGGCAGCGGCAAATCACAGTTCTTTTTGAGCAAGCTGGCAAAATCGGCCTGCAGCGTAATGTCTATTACGGAAACTGAACTGGACAGCCATATTTCCTTTTACCCCAACCCAACACAGGATGAAGTGCAGGTTAGCACCAAAATCACCCCAAAATCATGGGAAATCTACGGCATGACGGGACAGATAGTAAGCAAAGGAGCATTCACCCGCGGCAGCAACAGGATAAACATGAGTCATCTGGCCACAGGCACCTATATGGTAAAAGTGGAAACCGAAAAAGGGACACTAACCGGAAAAGTAATTAAAAAATAA
- a CDS encoding T9SS type A sorting domain-containing protein produces the protein MQHAEIQGDNGICTGEQSLYTLPQWPTTNFLWGITGPGNAELTYTANRNEVYVRASVPGTYTLSSSYYNTLLQCPGEASFTIVVEEPVTITGGLDEICAGTAQTFNSNPGVPVNWNITLNNSTVYTTTGISAAYSFPTPGTYIVSATKPGGCAGEPRVIKVTQTPAAPSGTITGEMNVCAGIPYTYTLSSVDPGMLPVWEVTNGVIQGGNTGQSVVVVFNAGAAPYVVKVRNKTNDQLGCTSANATQLTVNTIDLSSITVTPAQTGPFCPSSSVLFSVNYNNIDPDTVQWSFVHPVTGATLANFGSILPDPSNPDNVIIQFNEVSGGNTHADLVLTVVKCGTSHSVTTQVEILVTPTLTFVNPGPVCLGDTLTFQVNSSLANAGGTMIFTFSNGTATPPLAYQTSGIYTFPNNGYIINNSLNPSATITENVTATLTVGLCPNYKATASASFTVFPKTQITVTPGYNYTVCDPNNYQPITLYGNVSTGITNSVSFQWYLNTLTNPIALATASNYTISSNTPYGTYFLVVQDANGCEAVSQAVSVNNNNCNPNPCPLPAGINPVATGDWGNTCNVATASVTGIGSPTSITWMPSPLMTLTGGQGTQSATFNVDVAGAHTATAVLNYNGCLTSTSTTIIKRYEPKLSIEVLCDSTQSTYNVVVHNGSTMFDVNPAAITYTYSEIGSATQYSGQGLQSATFSNLAPGTYTFTLQLSLPGEPTCSVTKTVTLQPIPDVAFANPGTQFCKGETITLTIPNYNSANSYKWEFDGTFFVPSSNLPTQITINGNWSGLIKLHAKSPYGCTYVYERSVTISEASFDSNNYLSPSSYNICEGSVATPITYNVQFGTVAPISYTWMNGSTPVAGAPTTGSFTPTESGSYWAVLTAPNGCKDEGLAASPVNVVIKQKPFVNISGKANLCSGSSTTLMGITADPALAHQWEDGNGSVLQAWSTSTPISFDTGVLTAGTYNYRLRVGNPATGDCTIYKDFTVTVSNPPAAPSVTYSVDQCTPYLVTLTANGPATGTYLWSNGMMGQSIQVSVGGAYQVTYIGPSGCSATADEMVPHSLESLMWIFPTGCFERCPRDEGYIIGPRGDYADWSWLHNGHILSNGSGFIEPLWQPNQPGTYQLSVSNGGCTVTSGMMNVAPDPENCEAGGCKTDGYIKEVKGGNPYLIYGEVHNYGSTAVTFSIVSANGYGTYVPSSVTIPPGGSYDFNVNPLLFYPMAGFSGGGDDILFQSPFCEFKHPIEFSKPENRMAAQKNTAEAIILSPNPAREQVRISYNTGDEKIVAKMVIIHDINGNVKFRKTLNAAKGGITVPLNGWLQGVYIVSVITDGKALQSKLLKE, from the coding sequence TTGCAGCATGCAGAAATACAGGGTGATAACGGAATTTGTACTGGAGAGCAAAGTTTGTATACCCTGCCACAGTGGCCCACAACCAATTTTCTTTGGGGAATTACGGGACCGGGCAATGCAGAACTGACGTATACTGCCAACAGAAACGAAGTTTATGTTAGAGCATCTGTACCGGGTACCTACACATTGTCCTCGTCATATTATAATACTTTGCTGCAATGTCCGGGTGAAGCTTCCTTTACCATAGTCGTAGAAGAACCGGTTACAATCACGGGAGGACTTGATGAAATCTGTGCCGGAACGGCGCAAACTTTCAACAGCAACCCCGGTGTACCTGTGAATTGGAACATTACACTAAACAATTCTACCGTCTATACTACAACGGGAATCTCGGCAGCGTATTCGTTCCCAACACCGGGAACTTATATCGTTTCGGCAACAAAACCGGGCGGATGTGCTGGAGAACCACGGGTAATTAAAGTGACCCAAACTCCGGCGGCTCCTTCCGGAACCATTACAGGCGAGATGAATGTTTGTGCGGGAATTCCTTACACCTATACCTTAAGCAGTGTCGATCCGGGCATGCTTCCTGTTTGGGAGGTGACCAACGGAGTAATACAAGGCGGAAATACAGGACAAAGTGTCGTTGTGGTATTTAATGCGGGGGCAGCGCCTTATGTTGTAAAAGTTAGAAATAAGACCAATGACCAACTGGGCTGTACTTCCGCTAACGCAACACAACTCACCGTAAATACCATAGACCTGAGCAGCATTACCGTCACACCGGCACAGACTGGCCCGTTCTGCCCCAGCAGTTCAGTACTTTTCAGTGTAAATTATAATAACATTGATCCGGACACGGTACAATGGTCCTTTGTGCATCCTGTTACAGGAGCAACGCTGGCTAATTTCGGCAGTATCCTGCCAGATCCTTCCAACCCGGATAATGTTATCATTCAGTTTAATGAAGTAAGCGGTGGTAATACGCATGCTGACCTTGTCTTGACTGTGGTTAAATGTGGGACTTCCCATTCTGTTACAACTCAGGTTGAGATTTTGGTGACTCCTACACTTACATTTGTTAATCCGGGTCCTGTGTGCCTGGGTGATACGCTGACCTTTCAGGTAAATTCTTCACTGGCAAATGCAGGCGGGACAATGATTTTTACTTTTTCCAACGGAACTGCAACTCCGCCTTTAGCTTACCAGACCAGCGGAATCTATACATTTCCCAATAATGGCTACATCATAAACAACAGCCTCAATCCTTCAGCCACCATTACGGAAAATGTAACAGCTACGCTAACCGTCGGCTTATGCCCCAATTACAAAGCAACGGCAAGTGCGAGTTTTACGGTATTCCCAAAAACACAGATTACCGTTACGCCGGGATATAACTATACCGTTTGTGATCCTAACAATTACCAGCCCATTACTTTATACGGTAATGTGTCCACTGGGATCACCAATTCTGTAAGTTTCCAGTGGTATTTAAATACTCTTACAAATCCAATCGCGCTAGCTACAGCAAGTAACTACACCATTAGCAGTAACACTCCGTATGGAACCTACTTTCTTGTGGTACAGGATGCTAACGGTTGCGAAGCTGTTTCGCAGGCTGTTTCTGTAAATAACAACAACTGTAACCCCAACCCATGTCCGCTTCCGGCCGGAATCAATCCTGTGGCTACAGGCGACTGGGGGAATACATGTAATGTTGCTACAGCAAGTGTAACCGGCATTGGCAGCCCGACATCCATTACGTGGATGCCCAGCCCGCTGATGACTTTAACCGGCGGCCAGGGAACTCAGAGTGCCACTTTCAATGTCGACGTAGCAGGCGCGCATACAGCAACGGCGGTCCTTAACTATAATGGCTGCTTAACCAGCACAAGTACAACTATCATTAAACGGTACGAACCCAAACTGAGTATTGAGGTGCTTTGTGACAGCACGCAGTCTACCTACAATGTTGTGGTGCACAACGGCTCTACCATGTTTGATGTTAACCCTGCTGCCATTACCTATACCTACAGTGAAATTGGCAGTGCCACCCAGTATAGTGGCCAGGGCTTACAGTCTGCTACATTCAGCAATCTGGCACCCGGAACCTATACTTTTACCCTGCAGCTTAGTCTGCCCGGCGAACCTACCTGCAGTGTAACCAAAACCGTTACCCTGCAGCCTATCCCGGATGTGGCATTTGCCAACCCCGGAACCCAGTTCTGTAAAGGCGAAACCATTACGCTTACTATTCCGAACTATAACAGTGCAAACAGTTATAAATGGGAATTTGACGGAACATTTTTTGTTCCCAGTAGCAACCTGCCAACGCAGATTACCATTAACGGAAACTGGAGCGGATTGATAAAACTGCATGCAAAATCACCATACGGATGTACTTATGTTTATGAGAGATCCGTCACAATTTCTGAAGCAAGCTTTGATTCTAACAACTATTTATCACCAAGTAGTTATAATATATGTGAAGGAAGTGTTGCGACTCCAATTACTTATAATGTGCAGTTTGGAACTGTCGCACCCATCAGTTATACATGGATGAATGGCAGCACACCTGTGGCGGGAGCGCCCACAACGGGAAGTTTTACCCCAACCGAGTCCGGAAGTTACTGGGCTGTCCTTACCGCGCCTAATGGCTGTAAAGATGAGGGATTGGCGGCCAGTCCGGTAAACGTAGTAATTAAGCAGAAGCCATTTGTAAACATTAGTGGCAAAGCCAATTTGTGTTCCGGCAGTTCAACTACACTGATGGGCATCACTGCTGACCCGGCGCTCGCCCACCAGTGGGAGGACGGCAACGGAAGTGTGCTGCAGGCCTGGAGTACCAGCACACCCATTAGTTTTGATACAGGTGTACTGACTGCTGGTACCTACAACTACAGGTTAAGGGTCGGTAATCCGGCCACCGGAGACTGCACTATTTACAAAGATTTTACAGTTACAGTAAGCAATCCGCCGGCAGCTCCGTCTGTCACCTACTCCGTAGACCAGTGTACTCCCTATCTGGTAACGCTGACAGCCAACGGCCCTGCCACCGGCACGTATCTCTGGAGCAACGGTATGATGGGACAAAGCATTCAGGTTTCAGTAGGTGGCGCCTACCAGGTAACCTATATCGGGCCAAGCGGATGCTCCGCCACGGCGGACGAAATGGTTCCGCACAGCCTTGAAAGTCTGATGTGGATCTTCCCTACAGGCTGTTTTGAACGCTGCCCACGTGACGAGGGTTATATCATTGGCCCAAGAGGGGATTATGCAGACTGGTCCTGGCTGCACAACGGGCACATCTTAAGCAACGGAAGCGGATTCATTGAGCCGCTCTGGCAGCCCAACCAGCCCGGTACTTACCAGCTTTCCGTCAGCAATGGCGGCTGTACGGTAACTTCAGGTATGATGAACGTAGCGCCGGATCCTGAAAACTGTGAAGCAGGAGGATGCAAAACAGACGGCTACATTAAAGAGGTTAAAGGGGGAAACCCATACCTGATTTACGGAGAAGTTCACAATTATGGCTCTACTGCTGTAACCTTCAGCATTGTAAGTGCAAACGGCTACGGAACTTACGTTCCTTCCAGCGTAACCATACCGCCGGGCGGTTCTTATGATTTCAATGTAAATCCGCTACTCTTCTATCCGATGGCTGGATTCAGTGGTGGTGGCGATGATATCCTTTTCCAAAGCCCTTTCTGTGAATTTAAACATCCGATCGAATTTTCGAAACCGGAAAACAGGATGGCAGCACAGAAAAACACGGCTGAAGCGATTATTCTCAGTCCTAACCCTGCAAGAGAACAGGTGCGGATCAGCTATAACACGGGTGATGAGAAAATTGTAGCGAAGATGGTTATTATCCATGACATCAACGGAAATGTGAAGTTCCGCAAAACACTGAATGCAGCAAAAGGCGGAATAACGGTACCGCTGAACGGCTGGCTGCAGGGTGTGTATATTGTAAGTGTAATTACCGACGGTAAGGCACTGCAAAGCAAATTACTTAAAGAATAA
- a CDS encoding PKD domain-containing protein — translation MKKNDCQKVRSGKKWLLLWLLLFLPFWGLAQSNSASLTWNTQVGCIEYGSEVEDPKDPREPGNGVVFESLPPGQACQKVCEGSTVVYSVQGNNIAQVTWSAAGGNITSSSNSSATVQWGAHGSASLQITVTYADNTQQTSTLCLQKINRPNANFKLALGQEPQVCVNTQVYFDNLSDDNGGSAIVHYEWAVQGPGIDEIFSTAYEPSYTFTQAGTYTVFLTVTNSCNCKSQVYKMDIEVESAPPIDITCKSVVCEGSTEKYIANNVCGGDWNVVGGTIVNQNGNIIEVLWDQVDPADGFGYVMYKSECGCSAWTTV, via the coding sequence ATGAAAAAAAACGACTGTCAGAAAGTTCGTTCAGGAAAAAAGTGGCTGCTGCTGTGGCTGCTTTTGTTTCTGCCTTTTTGGGGACTGGCCCAAAGTAACAGCGCTTCTTTAACCTGGAATACGCAGGTAGGATGCATTGAATACGGATCAGAAGTTGAAGATCCTAAAGACCCGAGGGAACCCGGAAACGGGGTGGTTTTTGAAAGTCTGCCACCTGGGCAGGCTTGTCAGAAAGTATGTGAGGGGAGTACTGTAGTATATTCTGTACAGGGCAATAACATTGCTCAGGTTACATGGAGTGCAGCTGGAGGAAATATCACATCCAGCAGTAATTCCTCCGCAACTGTGCAATGGGGTGCGCATGGAAGCGCTTCATTGCAGATTACCGTAACCTACGCTGACAATACGCAGCAAACCTCAACTTTATGTTTGCAGAAAATCAACCGCCCAAATGCCAATTTTAAGTTGGCATTGGGACAGGAACCACAGGTTTGTGTTAATACACAGGTGTATTTTGATAATCTGAGTGATGATAATGGGGGATCTGCCATTGTTCATTACGAATGGGCTGTACAGGGGCCGGGAATAGATGAAATTTTCTCTACTGCTTATGAACCTTCTTATACCTTTACGCAGGCAGGGACATATACTGTTTTTCTTACGGTGACAAACAGCTGTAACTGCAAATCCCAGGTCTACAAAATGGACATCGAAGTAGAGTCTGCACCTCCAATTGATATAACCTGTAAATCAGTTGTATGTGAAGGGAGCACGGAAAAATATATTGCTAACAATGTATGCGGGGGAGACTGGAATGTAGTTGGAGGAACTATTGTTAATCAAAACGGTAACATTATTGAGGTGTTATGGGATCAGGTAGATCCTGCTGACGGTTTCGGTTATGTAATGTACAAATCGGAATGTGGCTGCTCAGCCTGGACTACCGTATAA
- a CDS encoding Crp/Fnr family transcriptional regulator, with the protein MYETLKHFILMRQPTDEAALQRIFACFSAVKTARREILLDRNQVCRHYYFINSGAMRIFTTDQNGNESSRYFAFEGNFITALPSFIDQLPAEEYLQSIEPSDLLRIGRADFYELVATEPAFAAIYTEILELGFINAQKRIYGFQSFDAEEKVKWVIRHQPLLLQRLSNKMAATYLGLSPSTLSRIKSRL; encoded by the coding sequence ATGTACGAAACCCTGAAACACTTTATCCTCATGCGACAACCTACCGATGAGGCAGCGCTGCAGCGCATCTTTGCGTGCTTTAGTGCGGTGAAGACGGCACGGCGCGAGATTTTGCTGGACCGGAACCAGGTGTGCCGGCATTATTACTTTATTAATTCGGGCGCCATGCGCATCTTTACCACAGATCAGAACGGGAATGAAAGCTCGCGCTACTTCGCCTTCGAGGGTAACTTCATCACCGCACTGCCCAGCTTTATAGACCAGCTGCCTGCAGAGGAATACCTGCAGAGTATTGAGCCCTCGGATCTGCTGCGCATTGGCCGCGCCGATTTCTACGAACTGGTGGCCACCGAGCCCGCTTTTGCGGCCATCTACACTGAAATCCTGGAACTGGGATTCATTAACGCACAGAAAAGAATCTACGGTTTCCAAAGCTTTGATGCCGAAGAAAAGGTAAAATGGGTGATCCGTCACCAGCCTTTGCTGCTGCAGCGCCTGTCCAACAAAATGGCGGCAACCTATCTGGGACTTTCACCTTCTACCCTGAGCCGGATTAAATCCAGACTTTAA
- a CDS encoding GlcG/HbpS family heme-binding protein, which translates to MKMYLPFLMLLSTLALAQGSPEHTPKPLATLVKPADHLTLEAALELAKRSTAKAAQLDKQVSIAVLDASGTVILLMRGDGVGTHNTEAARRKAYTAVSTKTNTLTLLRNARANPDTQNLNTLPELLLLSGGVPIWYRGNIIGSLGVAGGGSPENDDAIARAAAIPEKGILTSK; encoded by the coding sequence ATGAAAATGTACCTGCCCTTCCTGATGCTGCTGTCCACACTGGCTTTGGCACAAGGCAGCCCGGAGCATACCCCGAAACCGCTTGCCACTTTGGTAAAGCCGGCGGATCATCTGACTTTGGAGGCTGCGCTGGAACTTGCAAAGAGGAGTACTGCTAAGGCTGCGCAATTGGATAAGCAAGTCTCCATAGCCGTGCTGGACGCCTCCGGAACCGTTATCCTGCTTATGCGCGGTGACGGTGTAGGTACTCACAATACCGAGGCCGCCAGGCGCAAGGCCTACACGGCGGTATCCACCAAAACAAATACGCTTACACTCCTGAGGAACGCCCGAGCCAACCCGGACACCCAAAATCTGAACACCCTGCCCGAGCTCCTGCTCCTGAGTGGCGGTGTACCCATTTGGTACCGCGGTAATATAATAGGCAGTCTAGGTGTGGCAGGTGGCGGCAGCCCTGAAAATGACGACGCGATCGCGCGTGCGGCCGCTATTCCGGAGAAAGGAATCTTAACATCCAAATAA
- the uraH gene encoding hydroxyisourate hydrolase, translating into MKKMFFTAVFAVLSVIAFGQTHSHQLSSHILDVSRGMPASGVKIRLEKQVAGSWTFVDEKTTDANGRITDFLPGNTSNGIFKLTYLVSDYFKKNNTESFYPFIEVVFQIRDGQHYHVPITLSAYGYSTYRGN; encoded by the coding sequence ATGAAAAAAATGTTTTTTACTGCTGTCTTTGCCGTCCTGTCGGTTATTGCTTTCGGCCAGACGCACAGCCATCAGCTTTCCAGTCACATCCTGGATGTGTCGCGCGGAATGCCCGCCAGCGGCGTAAAGATCCGCCTGGAAAAGCAGGTGGCCGGCTCCTGGACTTTTGTAGATGAAAAGACCACCGATGCCAACGGCCGGATTACCGATTTCCTGCCGGGAAATACATCCAACGGCATCTTTAAACTGACCTATCTGGTGAGCGATTACTTCAAAAAGAACAATACAGAAAGCTTTTACCCATTTATTGAGGTGGTTTTCCAGATCCGCGACGGGCAGCACTATCATGTTCCCATTACGCTCTCGGCCTATGGCTACTCCACTTACAGAGGAAATTAG
- a CDS encoding META domain-containing protein produces MNKLIHLLFAAALATGCNAGKASAEKPTLTGTWEMQELQGQKRTTGKPVYIDLTADRKLTGFTGCNTVRGNYTADLTNNRLSLEGLASTRMTCPDQQVENDVTGALRKTAYFVLEDGILNLQSENRTTMAQFKKIDHPDVVNKYWKLTVLDGKPVTMEAAQEREAHFILKSDGSLSGFGGCNSFSGSYELKESNRIDFDENMAVTMRACPELKLDERAFLNVFYNADSYVQDGDKLSLKKGSTTLAVFEAVYF; encoded by the coding sequence ATGAACAAGCTGATCCACTTACTCTTTGCAGCGGCACTTGCCACAGGCTGCAACGCCGGCAAAGCGTCCGCAGAAAAACCTACATTAACCGGCACCTGGGAAATGCAGGAACTTCAGGGCCAGAAACGCACCACCGGGAAACCGGTCTATATTGACCTGACAGCGGACAGGAAACTAACGGGATTCACGGGCTGCAATACCGTGCGCGGAAACTATACCGCAGACCTTACAAACAACCGGCTAAGTCTGGAGGGCCTGGCCAGCACGCGCATGACCTGCCCGGACCAGCAGGTGGAAAATGATGTGACCGGAGCCCTGCGCAAAACTGCATATTTTGTACTGGAAGACGGAATCCTTAACTTACAGTCGGAAAACCGTACAACCATGGCCCAATTCAAAAAGATCGACCATCCCGACGTGGTGAATAAATACTGGAAACTGACCGTGCTGGACGGCAAGCCGGTAACCATGGAGGCTGCCCAGGAGCGCGAGGCGCATTTCATCCTGAAGAGCGACGGCAGCCTAAGCGGATTTGGCGGCTGCAACAGTTTCAGCGGTTCCTATGAACTGAAGGAGAGCAACCGCATTGACTTTGATGAAAATATGGCCGTGACCATGCGGGCCTGCCCGGAACTAAAGCTGGACGAGCGCGCTTTCCTGAATGTATTTTATAACGCGGACAGTTACGTGCAGGATGGCGACAAGCTGTCGCTGAAAAAAGGCAGCACTACCCTGGCGGTCTTTGAGGCGGTTTATTTCTGA
- a CDS encoding RteC domain-containing protein — protein MKEYTNTNFSICNAFRIVFRIFTNINRRKAISLYQKYFVRQQFDIKVLLNANRYNSDGKFTTSHDVLVAQILAGDRLEKYLSSGLLHHECGNDLAGSLSGHCFQDRRQMSGSNKLFFGVVGHLTFIQVRVTYIFQELKHNFLFSGNSVPGKTCRLCNHIPKLINGGREQMPDDLTTVRGGIIAFQYRLQEVSIFPYPFKGFGFQSGMPYQFIAEINKGIQPVNLQRQLLCVLLRKSHQQKFQVLTDLQDFVHPPRINKRHMISAKFYLVYIFMINHQAFSQN, from the coding sequence CTGAAGGAATATACAAATACGAACTTCAGTATCTGTAACGCCTTCCGGATAGTTTTCCGGATTTTTACGAATATTAACCGGCGTAAGGCCATCTCTCTGTATCAGAAATATTTCGTCCGGCAGCAGTTTGATATAAAGGTACTGCTGAATGCCAACCGGTATAACTCCGACGGGAAATTCACAACCTCACACGATGTTCTTGTAGCACAGATCCTGGCCGGAGACAGGCTGGAGAAGTATCTGTCCTCTGGCCTCCTTCATCACGAATGCGGCAATGATCTGGCCGGCAGTTTGTCCGGTCACTGCTTTCAGGACCGCCGACAGATGTCGGGAAGTAATAAATTGTTTTTCGGCGTAGTAGGTCACCTCACGTTCATCCAGGTAAGAGTCACCTACATTTTTCAGGAACTGAAGCACAATTTCCTGTTTTCTGGAAATTCTGTCCCTGGTAAAACGTGCCGACTGTGCAATCATATCCCCAAACTGATAAACGGTGGAAGAGAACAAATGCCGGATGATCTCACCACGGTGCGTGGAGGCATCATTGCTTTCCAGTACCGCCTTCAGGAGGTCAGCATTTTTCCATATCCTTTCAAAGGGTTCGGGTTCCAGTCCGGAATGCCTTACCAGTTCATTGCGGAAATAAACAAAGGCATTCAGCCGGTTAATCTTCAGCGGCAGCTTCTCTGTGTACTCCTTCGAAAAAGCCACCAGCAGAAGTTCCAGGTCCTGACTGATCTCCAGGATTTCGTACACCCGCCGCGAATCAATAAGCGCCACATGATTTCCGCTAAGTTCTATCTTGTCTACATTTTCATGATAAACCACCAGGCCTTTTCTCAGAATTAA